One window from the genome of Salisaeta longa DSM 21114 encodes:
- a CDS encoding UDP-2,3-diacylglucosamine diphosphatase, which translates to MASRTRYRTIWLSDIHLGMRASKASFVLDFLEHHQADALYLVGDIFDGWALQRSWYWPPSHNEVVQALLQIARHADVTYIPGNHDEAARRFPGLSLGGITIRDEALHTTADGRQFLVLHGDAFDGVVRHARWLSVLGGMAYNALLRLNRPLNRMQRWLGRPYWSLSSYLKRRTKRAVQFIADFEAAVARRARSDGADGVICGHIHHAEMRMIDGVQYVNTGDWVESCTALVEHYDGRLEIKQWVPSDRGPRRVVAAEPQPQAFAGDGQDTALPVFADA; encoded by the coding sequence ATGGCCTCGCGCACGCGGTACCGCACCATCTGGCTCTCTGACATACATTTAGGCATGCGCGCCTCGAAGGCGTCGTTTGTTCTAGATTTTTTGGAGCATCACCAGGCCGATGCGCTGTACCTGGTGGGAGACATCTTTGATGGGTGGGCGCTGCAGCGCTCGTGGTACTGGCCGCCCTCGCACAACGAGGTGGTGCAGGCCCTTCTCCAAATCGCCCGCCATGCCGATGTGACCTACATTCCCGGAAATCACGACGAGGCCGCACGTCGTTTTCCGGGACTTTCATTAGGGGGAATCACCATTCGCGACGAAGCCCTGCACACCACGGCCGACGGACGCCAATTCTTGGTGCTTCATGGTGATGCGTTTGATGGCGTGGTGCGCCATGCCCGCTGGCTGTCGGTGCTGGGCGGGATGGCGTACAACGCGCTGCTTCGCCTCAATCGTCCGCTCAACCGGATGCAGCGCTGGCTGGGGCGGCCGTACTGGTCGCTTTCGAGTTACCTGAAGCGCCGCACCAAGCGCGCCGTACAATTCATCGCCGACTTTGAGGCGGCCGTAGCCCGCCGGGCGCGCAGCGACGGGGCCGATGGCGTCATCTGCGGGCATATTCACCATGCGGAGATGCGCATGATTGACGGCGTGCAATACGTAAACACGGGCGACTGGGTCGAGAGCTGCACCGCGCTGGTGGAGCACTACGATGGGCGCTTGGAGATCAAGCAATGGGTGCCGTCCGATCGCGGGCCGCGCCGGGTGGTGGCGGCCGAGCCGCAGCCGCAGGCCTTCGCGGGCGACGGCCAAGATACCGCCCTGCCTGTCTTCGCCGATGCTTAA
- the ggt gene encoding gamma-glutamyltransferase, which produces MRIVCGFLVLLFLGSGSPTPYEHIRSHPAPAAPEYAESGMVVSARRLASAAGVQMLKQGGNAVDAAVATGFALAVVHPVAGNLGGGGFMVIRLPDGSVTTIDHREEAPTGATQEVFLDAQGNAARARSRRGYLASGVPGTVAGLLMALERYGTMTRAEVMAPAIQLAADGFPLSYLQAQRFNEAYDAFAAFPATRKYFTKGDSTRRYRAGEVFVQRDLAKVLRRIRDKGRAGFYQGPTAARIAEQMAAHGGLIDRQDLARYEAVERAPVSVDYRGYTVHSMGPPSSGGVALAQLFHAAEQRNIGAMGYNSSATVHYLGEAMRRVYADRAKWLGDPDHVAVPTDALTDSSYMQQRMASFHPYRITPSDSVHAGAPVLAGESMETTHYSVADDSGMAVSVTTTINSGYGSKVVIDGLGFFMNNEMNDFVLKPGVPNLYGLSGTKRNLVAPGRRMVSSMSPTIVEDRQGRLHMVIGAPGGSTIITTVFQCIMNVIDHGMNIEEAVTARRFHHQWKPRALMMEAYALSRDTEQRLAARGWPVQLGFFGYETWGRAQGIRARYRTPDDPSYFGGSDPRRDGAAVGY; this is translated from the coding sequence ATGCGCATCGTATGTGGATTTCTTGTGCTGCTCTTTCTGGGCAGCGGTTCGCCTACCCCCTACGAGCACATTCGCTCGCACCCCGCACCGGCAGCGCCGGAGTATGCCGAATCGGGCATGGTCGTCTCGGCCCGCCGGCTCGCCTCCGCGGCTGGGGTGCAGATGCTCAAACAAGGCGGCAACGCCGTTGACGCAGCGGTGGCTACGGGCTTTGCCCTGGCCGTTGTGCATCCGGTGGCGGGCAACCTGGGCGGCGGGGGCTTTATGGTCATTCGCCTGCCGGATGGATCGGTGACGACCATCGACCACCGCGAGGAGGCGCCCACCGGCGCTACGCAAGAGGTCTTTTTGGACGCTCAGGGAAACGCGGCCCGCGCGCGGAGCCGCCGTGGCTACCTGGCTTCGGGCGTGCCGGGCACCGTGGCCGGCCTGCTGATGGCGCTGGAACGCTACGGGACCATGACGCGCGCCGAGGTGATGGCTCCGGCCATTCAACTGGCGGCCGACGGCTTTCCGCTGTCGTACTTGCAGGCGCAGCGCTTCAACGAGGCATACGATGCCTTCGCAGCGTTTCCCGCTACGAGGAAATACTTCACCAAGGGCGATTCGACACGGCGCTACCGGGCCGGCGAGGTGTTTGTGCAACGCGACCTCGCCAAGGTCCTGCGGCGCATCCGTGACAAGGGCCGCGCGGGCTTCTACCAGGGCCCAACGGCGGCGCGCATCGCCGAGCAGATGGCGGCCCACGGCGGCCTGATCGATCGGCAGGACCTCGCGCGCTACGAGGCGGTGGAGCGGGCGCCGGTCTCGGTGGACTATCGCGGCTACACTGTGCACTCGATGGGCCCGCCCTCCTCCGGCGGCGTGGCGCTGGCGCAGCTCTTTCATGCGGCCGAACAGCGCAACATCGGGGCAATGGGCTACAACAGCAGCGCCACGGTGCACTACCTGGGCGAAGCGATGCGCCGCGTATATGCCGACCGTGCCAAGTGGCTGGGCGACCCCGACCACGTCGCCGTCCCCACCGACGCGCTCACCGATTCCAGCTACATGCAGCAGCGCATGGCGTCGTTTCATCCCTACCGCATCACGCCCAGCGACTCGGTGCACGCCGGCGCGCCCGTGCTTGCGGGCGAGTCGATGGAGACCACCCACTACTCCGTGGCCGACGACAGCGGCATGGCGGTGAGCGTGACCACGACCATCAACAGCGGCTACGGCTCGAAAGTCGTGATTGATGGCCTCGGCTTCTTCATGAACAACGAGATGAACGACTTTGTCCTGAAGCCGGGCGTGCCCAACCTGTACGGCCTGTCGGGTACGAAGCGCAACCTGGTGGCCCCCGGGCGGCGCATGGTCTCTTCGATGTCGCCCACCATCGTGGAAGACCGGCAGGGGCGGCTGCACATGGTCATTGGCGCGCCGGGCGGGTCCACCATCATCACCACGGTGTTTCAGTGCATCATGAACGTCATCGATCATGGCATGAACATCGAGGAGGCCGTGACGGCCCGGCGGTTTCACCACCAGTGGAAGCCGCGCGCGCTCATGATGGAAGCGTACGCGCTGTCGCGCGATACCGAGCAGCGGCTGGCGGCCCGCGGCTGGCCGGTGCAGCTTGGCTTCTTTGGCTACGAGACGTGGGGCCGAGCCCAGGGAATTCGCGCCCGCTACCGCACGCCCGATGACCCGTCGTACTTTGGCGGCTCCGACCCGCGGCGCGACGGCGCTGCTGTTGGCTACTGA
- a CDS encoding TonB-dependent receptor, translating to MTYSKLLAVLTLIFSVFCAAPSVGFGQGTGELIGRVTSAAGDSLPGANVVLDGTQLGAAAGTDGRYRIENIPSGRYTLVVSFVGFERKRIPDVRIRAGETTRRDIELREEALQARQITVTVGSRAAHTAADELAVPVDVYGPEQLEVTGTTETALILQQVSPSINFPRQTVADGMDALRPFTLRGLSPDHTLVLINGKRRHRSALVNRLGSGIPKGSSTVDLNAIPSSAILGIEVLRDGAAAQYGSDAIAGVVNIQLKNDPVPLTVGAQLGGHVSEGFQRDGTSYNINAAYGIPVGDEGFINVFGELRFRDPTNRAGPDPRDQVAAGDGDIVQDIDGDNANEVIEKNNPVPQPSFHWGNGASDNYYLWTNSAIPIGNRDTATPTEIYAFGGYSYRDALGQGFYRRAMGNRNWPSIYPLGFLPEFDIKINDYSGSVGLRGLLGDWNYDLNAQTGYNGFEYNIANSLNVTLGPNSNKTRFYAGTVSLRQSSTQLDVRNTYEVGLAGPLNVAAGAIFRIDEYQIEAGERASWVDGPVKTNQNGGRAAPGAQVFPGFRPSQAVDESRSNVGVYLDLEADLTDRLLANVAGRFERYSDFGSTVNGKLALRYQAQENLVFRAAAGTGFRAPNLAQRYFSKISTTFIDNVPFEVGLFPNDSQVANALGVPELTEERAVNLSGGFALSPSDKLTFTTDVFYARIYDRIILSGNLGGPRIEDLVGQFGAQRVQVFSNAIDTDTWGMDLTADYRTPVGNDAVLTLTGSFNFTRNAVVSDIATPTRLDETFDASIFGREARLELTKERPESTTKLSVTYEEGPFRVNVRGTRYGQVLVPDDTPQEDFTLSPETVISMEVAYDIVPDYATLSVGARNLLDNYPDPTPPGENFNGIFPFPTASPFGFNGRFVYTRISVQL from the coding sequence ATGACTTACTCCAAGCTGCTGGCTGTCTTAACACTCATTTTCTCGGTTTTCTGCGCGGCCCCCTCGGTTGGTTTCGGGCAAGGCACGGGAGAGCTCATTGGGCGCGTCACATCGGCCGCGGGCGACTCGTTGCCGGGAGCGAACGTTGTGTTGGATGGCACCCAGCTGGGCGCAGCTGCTGGAACGGATGGGCGGTATCGCATTGAAAACATTCCATCGGGGCGTTATACGCTGGTCGTTTCGTTCGTCGGGTTCGAGCGCAAACGCATCCCCGACGTGCGCATTCGTGCCGGGGAAACCACGCGGCGCGACATTGAACTGCGCGAAGAGGCGCTGCAGGCGCGACAAATTACGGTGACGGTTGGCTCGCGGGCCGCGCACACTGCCGCCGATGAGCTGGCGGTGCCGGTTGACGTGTATGGCCCCGAACAGCTTGAGGTTACCGGCACTACCGAAACGGCACTGATCCTGCAGCAGGTGTCGCCCTCCATCAACTTTCCGCGTCAAACCGTTGCAGACGGCATGGACGCCTTGCGGCCGTTCACGCTGCGCGGCCTAAGCCCCGATCACACGCTCGTGCTGATTAACGGCAAGCGCCGCCACCGTTCGGCCCTTGTCAACCGGCTGGGATCTGGCATTCCCAAAGGGTCGAGCACCGTCGACCTAAATGCGATTCCTAGCAGCGCCATTTTGGGCATCGAAGTACTCCGCGACGGCGCAGCGGCACAGTACGGCTCGGACGCCATTGCCGGGGTCGTCAACATCCAGCTCAAAAACGACCCGGTGCCGCTCACCGTGGGCGCCCAACTGGGTGGTCACGTCTCGGAGGGCTTTCAGCGGGACGGTACGTCCTACAATATAAATGCGGCGTACGGCATTCCTGTGGGCGACGAGGGGTTCATTAACGTGTTTGGTGAGCTGCGCTTTCGTGACCCCACCAACCGGGCGGGCCCCGACCCGCGCGACCAAGTGGCCGCCGGCGATGGAGACATCGTGCAGGATATTGACGGCGACAACGCAAACGAGGTCATCGAGAAGAACAACCCGGTGCCGCAACCCAGCTTTCACTGGGGCAACGGCGCATCCGATAACTACTACCTGTGGACGAACAGTGCGATTCCGATTGGTAATCGGGATACGGCCACGCCTACGGAGATCTATGCCTTCGGAGGCTATAGCTATCGCGATGCCTTAGGCCAGGGGTTCTACCGGCGCGCCATGGGCAATCGCAACTGGCCTTCCATCTACCCCCTTGGGTTTTTGCCTGAGTTCGACATCAAGATCAATGACTATTCCGGTTCCGTGGGGCTGCGCGGTCTGCTGGGCGACTGGAACTACGATCTCAATGCGCAAACGGGATACAATGGGTTTGAGTACAACATCGCCAACTCGCTGAACGTCACCCTCGGCCCCAACTCGAACAAGACGCGCTTTTACGCGGGCACCGTTTCGCTGCGGCAATCGAGTACCCAGCTTGACGTTCGCAACACCTACGAGGTGGGGCTGGCGGGTCCGCTGAACGTTGCCGCCGGCGCTATCTTCCGCATCGACGAATACCAGATTGAAGCCGGCGAACGTGCGAGTTGGGTGGATGGCCCCGTCAAAACAAACCAAAACGGCGGCCGCGCAGCGCCGGGCGCGCAGGTCTTTCCCGGCTTTCGCCCCTCACAGGCGGTAGACGAATCTCGCTCGAACGTGGGCGTTTACCTCGACCTGGAAGCCGACCTTACCGACCGGCTGCTGGCTAACGTTGCCGGGCGCTTTGAACGCTACAGCGACTTCGGTTCGACGGTCAACGGCAAGCTGGCCCTGCGGTATCAGGCACAGGAGAACCTCGTCTTTCGGGCGGCGGCCGGCACTGGCTTTCGGGCACCCAATCTTGCACAGCGTTATTTTTCGAAGATCTCTACCACCTTTATCGACAATGTGCCCTTCGAGGTGGGTCTCTTCCCGAACGACAGCCAAGTGGCCAACGCCCTGGGCGTTCCCGAGCTGACCGAGGAGCGCGCGGTGAACCTGAGCGGCGGCTTTGCGCTCAGCCCGTCCGATAAACTCACGTTTACCACCGACGTGTTTTACGCCCGCATCTACGACCGCATCATCCTGTCAGGGAACTTGGGCGGGCCGCGGATTGAAGATCTCGTCGGACAGTTTGGCGCGCAGCGGGTGCAGGTCTTTTCCAATGCCATCGACACCGATACGTGGGGCATGGACCTAACCGCCGACTACCGAACGCCCGTCGGCAACGATGCAGTGCTTACCCTCACGGGCTCCTTTAACTTTACCCGAAACGCTGTGGTGAGCGATATTGCCACCCCCACGCGGCTCGACGAGACGTTCGATGCTAGCATCTTTGGGCGCGAGGCGCGTCTGGAACTGACCAAAGAGCGCCCCGAAAGCACCACCAAGCTGTCGGTGACCTACGAGGAAGGACCGTTTCGGGTAAACGTGCGTGGCACGCGCTACGGTCAGGTGCTCGTTCCCGACGATACGCCGCAGGAAGATTTTACACTGTCGCCGGAAACCGTCATAAGCATGGAGGTTGCCTACGATATCGTGCCCGATTACGCCACGCTGTCGGTAGGGGCTCGGAACTTGCTCGATAACTACCCCGATCCCACGCCGCCGGGCGAAAACTTCAATGGCATCTTTCCGTTTCCGACGGCGTCGCCCTTCGGGTTCAACGGACGGTTTGTGTACACACGGATTTCGGTGCAGCTGTAG
- a CDS encoding HesB/IscA family protein: MPATAQKTPIDMSPTAAREIRKIMQTKKIPDGYGLRVGVKGGGCSGMSYVLGFDKEREHDTSFTIDGIPVFMDKRHGLYLMGTTVDYHDGLNARGFTFDNPNATETCGCGSSFAA; encoded by the coding sequence ATGCCAGCAACTGCTCAGAAAACGCCCATCGACATGAGCCCCACCGCGGCTCGCGAGATCCGCAAGATTATGCAGACGAAGAAGATTCCGGACGGCTATGGTCTGCGCGTGGGCGTGAAAGGTGGCGGCTGTTCGGGGATGAGCTACGTGCTTGGCTTCGACAAAGAGCGCGAGCACGACACCTCGTTTACCATCGACGGCATCCCCGTCTTTATGGACAAGCGCCATGGCCTTTACCTGATGGGCACGACGGTGGACTACCACGATGGGCTCAACGCCCGCGGCTTTACGTTCGATAATCCCAATGCCACCGAAACGTGCGGCTGCGGTTCGAGCTTCGCAGCCTAA
- a CDS encoding ATP-dependent Clp protease ATP-binding subunit: MEGNFSNRVRDVISYSREEALRLGHDYIGTEHLLLGIIREGEGVAVKILRNLGCDLLKLKKAVEDSVRSPGGSLSVGNIPLTKQAEKVLKITYLEAKLYKSDVIGTEHLLLSLLRDDENIAAQILQQGFSITYDAVRSELDSIISGKASSSTSSGSGGGLSSGYGKEGSKMADKSKTPVLDNFGRDLTELAEENELDPIIGREKEIERVAQILSRRKKNNPVLIGEPGVGKTAIAEGLAMRIVERKVSRVLYDKRIITLDLASLVAGTKYRGQFEERMKAVMKELEKSPEVVLFIDEIHTIVGAGGASGSLDASNMFKPALARGDLQCIGATTLDEYRQNIEKDGALDRRFQKIIVDPTTTEETIHILENIKRYYEEHHNVRYSTDAIELAVQLADRYITDRFMPDKAIDVMDEAGARVHLSNIKVPPEILELEERIEEVQEEKNQVVKSQKFEEAARLRDKEKTLQEKLEQAKKEWEEQAEHEVYDVSERDISQVVAMMTGIPVDKISEPEQKKLLKMEETLKERVVGQDEAIKKLSKAIRRTRAGLKDPEKPIGSFIFLGPTGVGKTEMAKVLTEYLFESQESLIRIDMSEYMEKFSVSRLVGAPPGYVGYEEGGQLTEKVRRKPYSVILLDEIEKAHPDVFNILLQVLDDGILTDGLGRRVDFRNTIIIMTSNIGARDIKSLGKGIGFSQDEGDAAINYQSMKSTVEDALKNVFNPEFLNRIDDVIVFHALEKDHIFQIIDIMSEDLFERAEELGLTIEFDTSAKEFLTEKGFDPKYGARPLRRALQKYVEDPMAEAILHGEIEEGNTVVLTHNDGAEELDFAVEGKDDDAKPAADEEAPAASAEEAAAEEE, encoded by the coding sequence ATGGAAGGCAACTTTTCAAACCGCGTACGCGATGTCATTTCCTACAGTCGTGAAGAAGCCCTGCGGCTTGGGCACGACTACATCGGCACCGAGCATTTGCTGCTGGGCATCATTCGCGAGGGAGAAGGGGTTGCCGTAAAGATTCTTCGGAACCTGGGGTGTGATTTGTTAAAGCTTAAAAAGGCCGTCGAGGACTCGGTACGTAGCCCCGGCGGCTCCCTGTCGGTGGGCAACATTCCGCTCACGAAGCAGGCCGAGAAGGTTCTCAAAATTACGTACCTCGAAGCAAAGCTGTACAAAAGTGACGTCATCGGGACCGAGCACCTGCTGCTAAGCTTGCTCCGCGATGACGAAAACATTGCCGCTCAGATCCTGCAACAAGGATTCTCGATTACCTACGATGCGGTACGCAGTGAGCTAGACTCCATCATTAGCGGCAAGGCCTCCTCGAGCACCAGCAGCGGTTCGGGCGGTGGCCTGTCATCGGGATACGGAAAAGAGGGAAGCAAAATGGCAGACAAGAGCAAAACGCCCGTACTGGACAATTTCGGCCGCGACCTGACGGAACTGGCCGAAGAGAACGAGCTCGACCCCATCATTGGGCGCGAGAAAGAAATTGAGCGTGTGGCGCAAATTTTGAGCCGCCGCAAGAAAAACAACCCGGTGCTCATTGGCGAGCCGGGGGTTGGAAAAACCGCTATTGCCGAGGGCCTGGCCATGCGCATCGTGGAGCGCAAGGTAAGCCGCGTGCTCTACGACAAGCGCATCATCACGCTCGACCTAGCCTCGCTGGTGGCCGGTACGAAGTACCGCGGCCAGTTCGAGGAGCGCATGAAGGCCGTGATGAAGGAGCTTGAAAAGAGCCCCGAGGTCGTTCTCTTCATCGACGAGATTCATACAATTGTGGGCGCCGGTGGGGCCTCCGGCTCGCTCGACGCCTCCAACATGTTCAAGCCCGCCCTTGCGCGCGGCGATCTGCAGTGCATTGGCGCAACCACGCTGGACGAGTACCGGCAAAACATCGAGAAGGACGGGGCGCTCGACCGCCGCTTCCAGAAGATCATCGTCGATCCGACCACGACCGAGGAGACGATCCACATTCTGGAAAACATCAAGCGGTACTACGAGGAGCACCACAACGTTCGCTACTCGACCGATGCCATCGAGCTCGCGGTGCAGCTGGCCGATCGCTACATCACCGACCGGTTCATGCCGGACAAGGCCATCGACGTGATGGACGAAGCCGGTGCGCGCGTGCACCTGTCCAACATCAAGGTGCCCCCGGAAATCCTGGAGCTCGAAGAGCGCATCGAGGAAGTCCAAGAAGAGAAAAACCAGGTTGTAAAAAGTCAGAAGTTTGAAGAGGCCGCGCGCCTCCGCGACAAAGAGAAGACGCTGCAGGAGAAGCTGGAACAGGCCAAGAAAGAGTGGGAGGAGCAGGCCGAGCACGAGGTGTACGACGTCTCGGAGCGCGACATCTCACAGGTCGTGGCTATGATGACCGGCATTCCGGTCGACAAGATCAGCGAGCCGGAGCAGAAGAAGCTCCTCAAGATGGAGGAGACGCTCAAGGAGCGCGTGGTGGGCCAGGACGAAGCCATCAAGAAGCTCTCCAAGGCCATTCGCCGCACGCGCGCCGGTCTCAAAGACCCAGAGAAGCCGATCGGGTCGTTCATCTTCCTCGGACCCACCGGCGTCGGCAAAACCGAGATGGCGAAGGTGCTCACCGAGTACCTGTTCGAGTCGCAGGAGTCGCTCATCCGCATCGACATGAGCGAGTACATGGAGAAGTTCTCCGTGAGCCGCTTGGTAGGGGCGCCTCCTGGCTACGTTGGATACGAAGAGGGCGGACAGCTTACCGAGAAGGTGCGCCGCAAGCCGTACTCGGTCATCCTGTTGGATGAAATCGAGAAGGCGCACCCCGACGTGTTCAACATTCTCTTGCAGGTGCTGGATGACGGCATCCTCACCGATGGGCTGGGCCGCCGGGTGGACTTCCGCAACACCATCATCATCATGACGTCCAACATTGGCGCGCGCGACATCAAGTCGCTCGGCAAGGGCATAGGCTTTAGCCAGGACGAAGGCGACGCGGCCATCAACTACCAGTCGATGAAGTCGACGGTAGAGGACGCGCTCAAGAACGTCTTCAACCCCGAGTTCCTGAACCGCATCGACGATGTGATCGTCTTCCACGCCCTGGAGAAGGATCACATCTTCCAGATCATCGACATCATGTCCGAGGATCTGTTTGAGCGGGCCGAGGAGCTGGGCCTCACGATCGAGTTCGACACGTCGGCCAAGGAGTTCTTGACGGAGAAAGGGTTCGATCCGAAGTACGGTGCCCGCCCGCTCCGCCGGGCCTTGCAAAAGTACGTGGAGGATCCGATGGCCGAGGCCATCCTGCACGGCGAGATCGAGGAAGGCAACACGGTGGTGCTCACGCACAACGACGGCGCCGAAGAGCTCGATTTTGCTGTAGAGGGAAAAGACGACGATGCCAAGCCGGCGGCCGATGAGGAAGCGCCTGCGGCGTCGGCTGAAGAAGCCGCGGCCGAGGAGGAATAA
- the porX gene encoding T9SS response regulator signal transducer PorX codes for MPHTPRILWTDDEIDLLRPHVLFLEDKGYAVDTAANGADAINLVREQAYDLVLLDEQMPGMDGLETLTEIKRLRADVPVVMVTKSEEERLMEEALGERISDYLTKPVNPSQILLTCKRLLERTRLRQESTAQGYLQSFGEIGHAVDTARTADAWVTLYQRLVRYDMELQGDEGARQIFHDQYQKANRAFGQFVEDRYADWVATDRSRDDERPLLSHEVVAQHVLPHVEADDAPVVFFVIDCMRYDQWQMLRPLLQDRFDMQVDFHFGILPTATPYARNAIFSGLLPRDFVERFPQVWAGEDTEHSRNQHEELLLQQLVKRHRMQLNLRYDKLITTDDGRSFAQSVHNVTQHDLAAVVVNFVDILAHSRSDSDVLKELAPNEPAYRSLTRTWFEHSWLLEALQSLAAQGATVVLTTDHGAIRSLRSSKVIGDRETSTALRYKYGRNLQCDEEDAVFVRNPETFGLPQHSLSTNYIFAKEDFYFVYPTNFHHYENRYRDTMQHGGISMEEMMLPVATLTPKSRA; via the coding sequence ATGCCGCACACGCCCCGCATCCTGTGGACGGATGACGAGATCGACCTGCTCCGCCCACACGTCCTCTTCCTGGAGGACAAGGGCTACGCCGTAGACACGGCCGCCAACGGCGCCGACGCCATCAACCTGGTGCGCGAACAGGCCTACGACCTCGTGCTGCTCGACGAGCAGATGCCCGGCATGGACGGGCTGGAGACGCTCACGGAAATCAAGAGGCTCCGGGCGGACGTGCCTGTCGTGATGGTGACCAAGAGCGAGGAAGAGCGCCTGATGGAGGAGGCGCTGGGCGAGCGCATCAGCGATTACCTCACAAAGCCGGTAAACCCCAGCCAAATCCTGCTCACGTGCAAGCGCCTGCTGGAGCGCACCCGGCTGCGGCAGGAGTCGACGGCGCAGGGCTACTTGCAGTCGTTTGGGGAAATTGGACATGCCGTGGATACCGCGCGCACCGCGGATGCATGGGTAACGCTCTACCAGCGCCTGGTGCGCTACGACATGGAGCTGCAGGGCGACGAGGGCGCGCGGCAAATCTTCCACGACCAGTACCAGAAAGCCAATCGCGCGTTTGGGCAGTTTGTGGAGGACCGGTACGCCGACTGGGTGGCCACCGACCGCTCGCGCGATGACGAGCGCCCGCTGCTCTCGCACGAAGTGGTGGCGCAGCACGTCCTCCCGCACGTGGAGGCCGACGACGCCCCGGTCGTCTTCTTTGTCATCGATTGCATGCGGTACGACCAGTGGCAGATGCTGCGGCCCTTGCTGCAGGATCGGTTCGACATGCAGGTCGACTTTCACTTTGGCATCCTGCCCACCGCCACGCCCTACGCGCGCAACGCCATCTTCAGCGGCCTGCTGCCCCGTGACTTTGTAGAGCGCTTCCCGCAGGTGTGGGCGGGCGAGGATACCGAGCACAGCCGCAACCAGCACGAGGAGCTGCTGCTGCAGCAACTGGTGAAGCGCCACCGGATGCAGCTCAATCTGCGCTACGACAAGCTCATCACCACCGACGACGGCCGCTCGTTCGCGCAGTCGGTGCATAACGTGACGCAGCACGACCTGGCCGCCGTCGTCGTCAACTTCGTAGACATCCTGGCGCACAGCCGCTCCGACTCGGACGTGCTCAAGGAGCTGGCGCCCAACGAGCCGGCGTACCGCAGCCTCACGCGCACGTGGTTCGAGCACTCGTGGCTGCTTGAAGCGCTCCAGTCGCTGGCCGCGCAGGGCGCCACCGTCGTCCTTACCACCGACCACGGCGCCATTCGCAGCCTGCGCTCCAGCAAAGTCATTGGCGACCGCGAAACCTCCACGGCCCTCCGCTACAAATACGGCCGCAACCTGCAGTGCGACGAAGAAGACGCCGTGTTCGTCCGCAATCCCGAGACGTTCGGCCTCCCGCAGCACTCCTTGAGCACCAACTACATCTTCGCAAAGGAAGACTTCTACTTCGTCTACCCGACCAACTTCCATCACTACGAAAACCGCTACCGCGATACCATGCAGCACGGCGGCATCTCGATGGAAGAAATGATGTTGCCTGTTGCCACGCTTACGCCCAAGTCGCGTGCCTGA